A region of the Apium graveolens cultivar Ventura chromosome 6, ASM990537v1, whole genome shotgun sequence genome:
cagcgcgggcgcgccgtccttctgggaaaaactcagatttcttcttaaaACTTGCTGCTTCGAatcggctttccacgagcttttattccaacaccccctggacaccaaattagcaccaaaacaatgctaattcacctgattacctgaatagtgcctgaaatgcaaaaatactagaaaacacattaaaacacataacaacttgagtacaaatacacaaATTCAAAgattattagagcataataaagtgtcataaatgtcactcaacatatatcaatctagtagtcaacatgacttaaacatttctcataaatctagttcactaagcttatacaagtatgcagaaatgtgctactaaacttattttacataagctactctttcaacggatagtgaaagtgatcatccgttgaaaactacaaaaacactaagttaaatctactaaggtgttttgtttaacttatcataaGTTCACAACATATTAATAATAGTAAATGGTAGTGAATTAGCTAGATTATTGGCGGCATGTATTATATTATATACAGAGTATCAATATATATAAGAAAAAAAGGCACTTGACCAACagaaatattttttttctttgtaTTCTTCGTTATACTTTAAGTATTACTTGTGTTATAGTCTATGACTTGTGGGGTGGAACTCAGTGTGAGTTCCTGGTTTGGACCTAACATTAGGATTACACCTAAATTAAGTGGGAAAAAAAAGTAATATATGGTTATTAGCAAAACATAGAACAAAAATATAGATCTCGTTTCAGGGAAAACTGATCTATATACTTTCGTCTAGTGCAAAGTTTGCTTCAGAACAAGCCATTCACTGTTCATTTGCATATGTAATTTCTTGTATACATGTCATATATCTTGAGCTAAATTAATACACTATTTTGGAAACAATATACCCTAATAATAATTCATCTATAGTACAACTTGACTACTaacacatatataatatatagCTCTCCTACTTCATTTACAATTTCCTACTCACCAAAAAGAATTTACAAAGGTTTCTCCAACTCTGGCTATCAAAGCATTATCATCCTGGCATTTTTCAGAATTTGCTTTGCTTGCCTTCAAGTTTAACCTTCTGAATTCTGTGTCGTAGTCTCTTTTTATGATCATGAATCTTCCAAAGACCGTGACCAAGTATTACAGTTGAGTATATACCATGTGTGATGATGGGGGCAAGAATATTATTCGTCTGTCACATTAACATGCAACTTATCAAGAAACTGTATCCAGAAAACTACTTGTACTAGACCTATTTAATCAAGAGTCTGAAATAAAATGAGTTACCTGGATCCATTCAAATCCGAGATAAAGTGCTAGGAGTGCTTCTAGCAAAGGTgagtatatttttttcatttgCCTCCTCTCATACCAAGCTGGAGAACACAATATGTAGATTAGAAGATTACACTCATGGAAGTTTCCACTAGAACAATAAAATGAACGACATATGTGGAATTGATTGTATTGGATACGTAAGAGAATTCTAACCTGCGAAAAGCTTCTTAAGATCTTGACGCCCAGAACGGGATTGCAAAACTGGTGCTACTACATAGGTAGGATCTGTATAGCAAAGGGGTAAAGATTGGATAAACACAAAAGGATTTCTTGCAGTAGGGGTGGGGGATTTTTGAAATACGCCAGTATTTAGAAAAATGAATACCTTTTGGGGAGGCAGCCACATAATAGAGGGAACCAGTAATAGCAGCTGTAGTCACAGCTGCAAATGCTTGAGCAAATGGGACAAATGGAGGCAGCACACCCGTCTTCACATAAAAGGATTAAAGCAAAAGTTTTTAGTTATCAATCAAACGTAACTTATTGAAAAGCAATAAAGTAAGAACTTCGTTTACCAGTGATGCCATTCCACGAGCATCTGTCATCAAATCTGTGCCCCTCAAAAAAATGTCAGCCAATGCTCCCTATATGtcaaataagaaaaagagagataAGTACGTAACAATTTAAATGATTATTACAGACACGTAAGGAGTAAATTCTAAAAGAGGAAACATTACTGTGAAATTTCAAACAAAAGTTCGCCCAGACAGAAATTAACTTGATATACAAAATGACCTTTAAGGAAATTAAACTTCTTGACACGGCCCTTCCGcattattttttcaaaaattctaaCATATATATGACTGTGCCAACTGCCAAGATCAAAACCATCAAAATAAAGAAACTTCCACGGTAAGTCGGTAACTAGGTAAGTTGAGATCAGTATAGCAATATTTGTTACTATAGTAAAAGTTGGATCTTGCAAAACCAGTTTTATGTTAATACGAAGTTGGTACAGCAGATTTTAGCATCGGAGAGGGTTCTTTGAACTTTATCGGTCAGGGTCTCAGGGATACATATTTCACGTTCAGGCCAAGGTCAGCTAGAGACACACACCAGCTTGGAAAGATGCAGGCACACAGCACACAGCATACATAATGAAGATGTATGGTACTTCCTTCTACAAAGAAGGGTGTGACCAAAAAAAAAACTGATTGAGGATATAATAACTATTACGAGAAAACATTAACCAACATCTCCAAACATTTAAGTAGGCTATAAAAAGATACCagaattttgttttattttacgtactgaattgaattatttctaaagaTGGCCTAAAAAGTTTAGTGAGCGTAATCAACTTTTAATCTTGTTTAAATGAGAATATATTTAACAGTCTTTTCAATAAAACTCAGTCGATTTTTCGACTACCAAGAAAATGAGTGCAACAGGTAAATCTAGAATCTGACCTGTACAGCAGCCCGGTAGAAAAGCTCCTCTCCAACAGAGCTTGCAGCAACAATTAGTATAAACTGCAAGATAGGGAAAAAAGATTATTCATCATCATTTCCTCTATTTTCCTATCCTTTAACATTTAGTGTTTGTACCAATTTCtctatataattaaaaaaatgcTGATGAGCAGTTGAGCACTGATACTTATGTAGTGTATGTATCTTAACCTGCCATGGCGACATGCCATAAAAGAAGTTCCGTAGCTCTTCATCCTCTACGTCCCTGATGGCACGAGCATGGGGTGATAGCTTCACGACTTCGTCCTGAAATATTAGAAAACTGCTTTATAAGTCCAATTGTATTGATAAACTAAGAAATAATGAAAAAGTTGGAATcgatatataaatataacaaCATCAACTAGTAAAATCAAAACTAATAAAAGTATAACCTACATCCATTATAAAGAGAAGGGCCATAATGGGAGGAGATGCATATCCGAGTCCTTGTACAATGGCATCAAGTGATAAATCAAAACCTCCAGTGCAGTCAGTTCCAGTGAAGGAGCAAATGAACTTTCCAGCTAAACCCATTGCACCATATATACCTGATTCCAAAGCTACTCTTGGTCAGATATTTGGTTTAATCTTTGTTTATCACAATTACTACTTCTAATTTACTATTCTTGGCACAGAAGAAAATGAACATGTAGCAGGGAAAATATTATTTCAATTTATTCTACATTATTAAAGGAGTCCATTATGTCAATGATCATATGAAAAACCTAGGCTAAGTTCCAGGGGATACTTCTCTGCTATTGGTAGCAAGAGGTTGATAGTTTGAGTCTTGGAGGCATTTTCCCGACAAGTGGGTGTGATCAATCGAACCCTTGTAATAGTATGATCTGAAGTTTGATATGTTCTGTCATGTATATAGATCATCACTTTGCTAAACAAACTTGATGTATgtccaatttttttaaaaacgTTGTGCAAGTAAACAAGCACCACAACTATTGAGGCCCGAACTTACAAGATCTTATATTCTAACATCCTCGCTCACTCGAGAGCCCATTAATAGGTCAAAGAGTGGATCACGGGCGCTCATCTTTAGAGCATTAATTTGTCTTTCGTGTCACCATAAATTGTTAGACATATTGGGACTGGCATGGATCGAACCTGAGTCCAGAGatgtcaaacggataattcgtCCGTATCCGGATCCGCATCCGAAAATCCGTATCCGACTGTTACTATCCGGATACGAATAATATTCGGATTCGAATCCGATTTtcaatcaaatttttatttttatgttaaaaattgaaaaaaatattagtaaaaattaaaaattcatttttaaaaattaaaataagactTTAATCAtatcttaatttttcaaaaaattaattttatttctcTTTTCAACATAATTGTTATCTTTAAATTATTGAATTCAAATAAATTTTTTACATGTCTgtaaaatttgtataaacatattattgaatatatatatatacacatacacactataaatttaatataataaatttaaaattatataaatataatatatttatatatatatatatatattcgaattCGGATATTATCGGATACGAATATGAATATATTTGTATCCGTATCCACAATTGTCAGATTCAAATACGGATAATATCCTCTTATTTCAGATATGtataatatccgctttatttcggataTGAATAAAGATTTTTCGAACGAATATtggatttttcgaatttttttgacgGCCTTACCTGAATCATCTCGCTGCCTGAGCTCTAATATCATGTTAAATAATCAGTTACTCTAAAATCTCAAGATATGAAAGAATAGTCATTTACAAGATATTCTTATATTCTAACAATCACAAACATCTCACCGGTAAATTTATCATAATTTTTATTCCCGGATAATCATAAATAAAGTACATCTTGCCCTCACTCCACTGACCACTCTCCCTTGAGTTCGTTTCGGAGCAGATACACTCGATTTAATTTTGTTTTCAATAATTGTGTACAAAGTTTCTTAACTCTTTATTTCTATATTCAGCTTTATTCATATCTCTGCCCAGTAGTTCAGCTTTTCATTCACCAACCTAAAAGTAACTTGTATAATATTTCTTTCCCAGTCTGTGCAGAATAAAAAAAGTCCTTTCCTTTCCCATAGTTTATTCACCCCACCAGCAAAACATGACATAAAATATTCAAAAACTAACTTTACATATTCCTTTATTACCACAAAAGTTCAAACATCTACTGTATTTAAACCATAATGGTTTGTTACACAATTGACTTGCAGCCTACAAGTCTCAAATTCGTAAGTTACAAACAATTTTATCGTAAAATTTAGTTCTAAATCAAAATCACAGATCACTATTATACAAATTAACTAGTTATATTTAATACTAGGTTCATGACTAATGAGCTCGGTTAATCATTTCGATACAAAATGATGATGTTATGATAGTAAAGAGTGTGACTCACCGATTCCATAGCTGAGTCTAACAACAGCACCAATCTTCTCCCAAACAGGAAACTCAGCATCTGGGAAGCTGCTTTGATTAAATGTGGTCACCTCCATAGCAGAACTCGTGTACCCTCCACCACCACTACTCTTTCTATCTCCACCGTCAATTCCATCACCACCCATCTCAGCCACCATCTTCAAGCTTTTACAACTTCTCCGGTTTCTTTTCTTCGCCGGCGTCCTAAAACTCGCCGGAATATCGCAAATACTAGCCTTACAACTACAAAACTGCGTCGTTACTGGATTTGATGACCTGGAAATTAACGGAAAATCCATTTCTATACTGTGAAAGCTAAAGGGTCAGCTTCAAATTCAATAAAGATTCGATCTTTAATATATTTctctaattttaataaatttctttgaattttcttgatttttgaagttGGGTTAGTAATAGCATGGTTTTTGATAAGGACGAGGTTTGAGTTAAACTGAGGGACTTATTACAAGTTAATGAGGTCCGTGTGTTTCTGTAGTTCTGTGGGCCCTGTTTGAAATCTTGGAAAATGATCGGACGGCAATTATTTAATTCGAGATTGTGTTTTGATCTAATGGATGAGGGAGGTGTTTGATATTTTGTAACAATATAGATAGAATATCACGTTGGCCAATGGGAATTTAACATGTGGAGATAAAAGATACAGGTATAGATTGCTTATTGTCTTGTCCAAGTGAAATTCCTACGTggtttttagtttttaattttccACCAGGCTTTTCTTTTATATCACACCTTATTATTCGGCCAGTAAAGTatgtttatataattaaatatttatatattcatATTCATAAACAGATTTTAGGATTTACGACTTTCGTTTTCTAAATATGCATAGTCGGGGAACATAGCCGTGCCTGAGGGTGTGCGAGATGTTCGACTGAACAGGGCCCTTAATCACTCTAGGGCACAATTTTTTATGTAGATTTATATATAGTTACATTTTTTATGTAAATGTATATatagttaaaaataaaaaaaaattagaattaaaatttttaatgttAAAAAATGTAAATGAAAAAAAACGTTTGAGATATAGTATCATACAAGTACATGATTTTGATTGCTTTCTTGAATAAGTCAAATAAATTCTagaaataataatataaaaaattatattaatagaaataaatatttatatcaaAAATTATTATGAGTGTCCTCCTTACGCTTCTAACAAGATAAACTTCCCGTTTAAGTACCAATTTCATTGATTTCATTAAAATTAGTAATTTAACTATGTATACTATCTCACTTTTTTCCTCCCTTACTCGATGTAATGATTAtgttttaaatataaaataaataaaataatgaatttaTACAAATTTAAACAGCCGTacatataaatttaaatttacatatatattttttatttttagataaatttccaatttctaaaattaaatagttTGTGAGATATTGttgattattaaattattaatagGAAGTGTGTTTCAAAAAAAATCTAGAACCTAGAATGACGATTTTATGATAATTTATATCATATATttacttgttttattattttacaATTTTTGTTAATTTTCATTATGTAATATAGTTAATTTATGCACTTTAATTGTTATATTACTTTTGTAGTTTACATGTTTTTTTTATTTCgtgtattttttaaaaaaataaattattaggGCACTCTTTTGAAATATTGCATAGGCCCTCTAAATCTCAGACAGGGCTCTGTTGGGGAATAGTCATATCATTCTTATAGAATTGTCATTTCTCTCTTTCTATTTATAAGAATTTGATTATGTAGGGTtgtaattattataaaaataatttatcagGTAATCTATTTAAAAAACTGTTATACTTTGAATATTTGATTGAATACTTATAGTAATAAACAGAATTTAGAAGCACGAAAATATTTtctttttaaataatattattttaaaattgttaaTTTTCTCGTATTTTTATATGATTTCCAATAAGAAAGGTTTAACGATATAACTTTAACGCATGATCCAATTAAAAGAGCTATCATGCTtaataatttaacttaataattatattaatgAAAAGATGTTTAAGTAGTACATGACCTTTTTCTTTCAGATAAACGTTATTATCAAATTGTCATTCTTCTCCTTTCTTTATGGTTTAGGTAAAGTAAATTGTAATTATTATAAACGTAATTTTAACACGTAATCTAATGCGCATGCTTGTTATATAAATACTAGAGAACTGATTAAACTACTgaaattttctaaattttattaaTAGTAATCGATTCTAGTATTAGATTTTAAATTTGAATAATTTATTATCCATATTTTTGTTGCAAATggttttttatttaataatactAATCAGAgtgaaattttataatttattataatgtcgtaaataacaaaatatataatCATGTGAGTAAAACAATTGTGAATATCCCAAATCTAACCCAAGATATTCATTGTACATGTAGTTTAGATTATATCACGGTATAAAAAGGGTAAGATAGTACTCTTTGTAATAATAAAGAAATTATTTTTGTAAAAACTCTCGATTTAGGGCACAACAAATAGAATGATTATAAGATACATGTGTGATCAACAAATTGAAAATAGCGTAAATGAAGATCAAATACTTATACTAGTTTTATCTTACAActatatacacacacttcttaATCCACGTAATTTTATCAATTTATTTCACAAGTCGAATTTAAGAACAaaatcaattttattttaaattattgagaCATTCATAGTTTTATAAATCGTACATTACTTTTAAATTGTTGATGTTGATTGTCAAAAATCTAGTAAATTTTGATATTCCAATTAAATTGGTTTAGATTATAAAAgacatataaaataaaataaaggaagTTAGCCCCTTTAAGTGGTCGacaaatataattattaaaaaatcttttctctttttcttaaaagtattataatgttataatttattttaacaactcactattttaatttttttgaaatcATAATTTGATCGATTTTATCATAGACTCCTCTAATAAAAGTTGAGGTGAAATTTAGGGTTAGGTTTAATTAGAAATCATTTGTTAAAGTAATCAAACTCTATTGATAtgtattaaattaattaaattaattattcttttattattaaaatatatattaaattttaattaaattaatcattttactttaaaataagtatttaaatttaatttaaaaaaaataaattttttatacaagtgattagtaaatatttattatttgttatatataaaaaatttatcTGAGTCGGGTCCGGGTTAAACTAGCCGAGTCAGAGCAGAACATACAAAAAACTCGGCTCGACTCATTTAATTATATGAGTTTATTTTTATGTTTGCGATCGGCTTGTTTAGAAAAACGAGCTGAGCCGAGCTGATCCCGAGTTTTGTTCACAAACGGGTCTCTTCATTTGCAACTCTACCCTACTGATATGCCTTCAACCCCTTAAATTGGTGTTAATGTACGCCTTCTCCAAACGTGGTCATACTAATGTAATAGGCCTTTCTGTATTTTCTTGGAAATAGACTCAACACATAATGTTTGTCGAAATATATTATCTGGTATATGTTCGGCCATTGTATAATCACACATTCAACATAATATAGCATTTATGTCGTATCTAATCGGCGCTCTTTCGCTTTGCTCTGTGATCAATACTCAAAACCATATAACAATACGATGATGGGCGAACGTCGGCCATTTAAAATCTGCCAATCAACTTTAAAAATATATCTTTATCAAACAACACTCTTGTATCAAACAACACTCTTGTAACAACCCTCCATTTTAAACAATCCTGCCTATAACACCATCCTCACAACCAGTATGTGAAACTCAGTCTTTAGTAATACAAACTTCGTCATTCCTCCATATTTTCTCCACTAAAATTAACCCACAAATTTAAGTCTTAGAACGACTCATGTTTCGGCTCTGATTAACCTTAACCTTAAACTCGGCTATTAACACGATAAATTAGCAAAAAGCATACATCAAGTCACAATAATTTGAAAATTACGAGTGAGCACATCCAAAATAACTTTAAATATCACTGAACTTAACACAGATCCTTGATGAAGGCTCTCGACTCATAAAAAGTAAGTATCCTCTACTGTCATCATAACATATGTCCCACCATctgaaaatatatttttttcataaat
Encoded here:
- the LOC141666713 gene encoding uncharacterized protein LOC141666713 isoform X1 — protein: MDFPLISRSSNPVTTQFCSCKASICDIPASFRTPAKKRNRRSCKSLKMVAEMGGDGIDGGDRKSSGGGGYTSSAMEVTTFNQSSFPDAEFPVWEKIGAVVRLSYGIALESGIYGAMGLAGKFICSFTGTDCTGGFDLSLDAIVQGLGYASPPIMALLFIMDDEVVKLSPHARAIRDVEDEELRNFFYGMSPWQFILIVAASSVGEELFYRAAVQGALADIFLRGTDLMTDARGMASLTGVLPPFVPFAQAFAAVTTAAITGSLYYVAASPKDPTYVVAPVLQSRSGRQDLKKLFAAWYERRQMKKIYSPLLEALLALYLGFEWIQTNNILAPIITHGIYSTVILGHGLWKIHDHKKRLRHRIQKVKLEGKQSKF
- the LOC141666713 gene encoding uncharacterized protein LOC141666713 isoform X2 encodes the protein MDFPLISRSSNPVTTQFCSCKASICDIPASFRTPAKKRNRRSCKSLKMVAEMGGDGIDGGDRKSSGGGGYTSSAMEVTTFNQSSFPDAEFPVWEKIGAVVRLSYGIGIYGAMGLAGKFICSFTGTDCTGGFDLSLDAIVQGLGYASPPIMALLFIMDDEVVKLSPHARAIRDVEDEELRNFFYGMSPWQFILIVAASSVGEELFYRAAVQGALADIFLRGTDLMTDARGMASLTGVLPPFVPFAQAFAAVTTAAITGSLYYVAASPKDPTYVVAPVLQSRSGRQDLKKLFAAWYERRQMKKIYSPLLEALLALYLGFEWIQTNNILAPIITHGIYSTVILGHGLWKIHDHKKRLRHRIQKVKLEGKQSKF